Proteins from a genomic interval of Paraconexibacter algicola:
- a CDS encoding class I SAM-dependent methyltransferase, whose protein sequence is MLDSAAQRIAELPDTARVLDVGGWAAPMARADAVIDLFPYETRGLYGPPVDPAAERFTAATWTQRDICASGPWPYADDEFDFVVCSHTLEDVRDPVRVCEELVRVARAGYVEVPAPVHELTYGVHGPWVGWSHHHWISELDGDGLRFTFKPHLLVEPGRHLPAGSCAGLAPEDLVLELWWEGSFAFGEQVLVGAEEFDGWLGGLLARAGERATPVASPRRARWRRP, encoded by the coding sequence GTGCTGGACTCCGCCGCGCAGCGCATCGCCGAGCTCCCCGACACCGCCCGCGTCCTGGACGTCGGTGGCTGGGCCGCCCCGATGGCCCGCGCCGACGCGGTCATCGACCTGTTCCCGTACGAGACGCGCGGCCTCTACGGCCCGCCGGTCGACCCGGCGGCCGAGCGGTTCACCGCCGCCACCTGGACGCAGCGCGACATCTGCGCGAGCGGGCCGTGGCCGTACGCCGACGACGAGTTCGACTTCGTCGTCTGCTCGCACACGCTCGAGGACGTCCGCGACCCGGTCCGCGTCTGCGAGGAGCTCGTCCGGGTCGCGCGCGCCGGGTACGTCGAGGTGCCCGCCCCGGTCCACGAGCTCACCTACGGGGTGCACGGTCCCTGGGTCGGCTGGAGCCACCACCACTGGATCAGCGAGCTCGACGGGGACGGCCTGCGCTTCACGTTCAAGCCGCACCTGCTCGTCGAGCCGGGACGCCACCTGCCCGCGGGCAGCTGTGCGGGCCTGGCGCCCGAGGACCTCGTGCTGGAGCTGTGGTGGGAGGGCTCGTTCGCGTTCGGCGAACAGGTCCTCGTCGGCGCGGAGGAGTTCGACGGCTGGCTCGGCGGGCTGCTGGCGCGCGCGGGGGAGCGGGCGACCCCGGTCGCGTCCCCTCGCCGGGCGCGCTGGCGGCGGCCCTGA
- a CDS encoding adenylate/guanylate cyclase domain-containing protein — protein MSAPWHGFLDGLEGRAREERVELLEWLADRGFTDAELHRAHAEGLLAFLPAERVVMGGPPTLTAAQLADRAGVPLELLQAVRASQGLAIADPDRVDFAEAETRAVELTARFAELGVSEAQMVAIGRVLGRGLAQAAQVMRRTVLELTLEPGLRERELAERFEATVEVVLPHVGPLLESMVRMHLRDMVRGETLDLRAREEGAIPGAREVAVAFADLVGFTRLGQEVPPQEVGRVAERLEVLGAAVATGPVRLVKTIGDAVMLVSDEPAALVVAGLALVDLVAAEGEEFPQVRVGIAQGSATSVGGDWFGAPVNLASRMTSLARTGSVLATQEAHDAAADDPRLAWSFAGERRVKGVRGGVKTFRARRAPDPERA, from the coding sequence ATGAGCGCTCCCTGGCACGGCTTCCTGGACGGTCTGGAGGGCCGCGCGCGGGAGGAGCGGGTCGAGCTGCTGGAGTGGCTCGCCGACCGCGGGTTCACCGACGCGGAGCTGCATCGCGCGCACGCCGAGGGCCTGCTCGCCTTCCTGCCCGCGGAACGCGTGGTGATGGGCGGCCCGCCGACGCTGACCGCGGCGCAGCTCGCCGACCGGGCCGGCGTGCCGCTCGAGCTGCTGCAGGCGGTCCGCGCCTCGCAGGGCCTGGCGATCGCCGACCCCGATCGGGTCGACTTCGCCGAGGCCGAGACGCGCGCGGTCGAGCTCACCGCCCGGTTCGCGGAGCTCGGCGTGAGCGAGGCGCAGATGGTCGCGATCGGCCGCGTGCTCGGGCGCGGCCTCGCGCAGGCGGCGCAGGTGATGCGCCGCACCGTCCTGGAGCTGACGCTCGAGCCCGGGCTGCGCGAGCGCGAGCTCGCCGAGCGCTTCGAGGCGACCGTCGAGGTCGTCCTGCCCCACGTCGGGCCGCTGCTGGAGTCGATGGTGCGCATGCACCTGCGTGACATGGTGCGCGGGGAGACGCTCGACCTCCGGGCCCGGGAGGAGGGCGCGATCCCCGGGGCACGGGAGGTCGCCGTCGCCTTCGCCGACCTCGTCGGCTTCACGCGGCTCGGGCAGGAGGTGCCACCGCAGGAGGTCGGGCGCGTCGCGGAGCGGCTCGAGGTGCTCGGCGCGGCCGTCGCGACCGGGCCGGTCCGGCTCGTCAAGACGATCGGCGACGCCGTGATGCTCGTGAGCGACGAGCCCGCCGCGCTCGTCGTCGCCGGGCTCGCGCTCGTCGACCTCGTCGCCGCGGAGGGCGAGGAGTTCCCGCAGGTGCGCGTCGGGATCGCGCAGGGCTCCGCGACCTCGGTCGGCGGCGACTGGTTCGGCGCCCCGGTGAACCTCGCCAGCCGGATGACGTCGCTGGCCCGGACCGGGAGCGTGCTCGCGACCCAGGAGGCCCACGACGCGGCGGCCGACGACCCCCGCCTGGCGTGGTCGTTCGCGGGCGAGCGGCGCGTCAAGGGCGTCCGCGGCGGCGTCAAGACGTTCCGGGCCCGCCGGGCGCCGGACCCGGAGCGCGCCTGA
- the ruvC gene encoding crossover junction endodeoxyribonuclease RuvC → MVKVLGIDPGLANTGYGVVQRRSGRLAALDGGVITTASDMPMERRLVKLHARVLELLVEHQPDAVALEALYFGQNARSAFAVGQARGVVLLAAGAQGLTTTDYTPQQVKGAVCGSGRAEKDQVQRMVQALLSLPELPRPDHAADALAVAICHANHAPLTAAVAARRHARPTQPAVR, encoded by the coding sequence GTGGTGAAGGTCCTCGGCATCGATCCCGGTCTCGCGAACACCGGCTACGGCGTGGTGCAGCGCCGCAGCGGCCGGCTCGCGGCGCTCGACGGCGGCGTCATCACGACGGCGTCCGACATGCCGATGGAGCGGCGCCTCGTGAAGCTCCACGCCCGCGTGCTCGAGCTGCTCGTCGAGCACCAGCCCGACGCGGTCGCGCTCGAGGCCCTGTACTTCGGCCAGAACGCGCGCTCGGCCTTCGCGGTCGGGCAGGCACGCGGCGTCGTGCTGCTCGCCGCGGGTGCGCAGGGCCTCACGACCACCGACTACACGCCCCAGCAGGTCAAGGGCGCGGTCTGCGGCAGCGGCCGCGCCGAGAAGGACCAGGTCCAGCGCATGGTCCAGGCGCTGCTGTCGCTGCCGGAGCTGCCGCGTCCCGACCACGCCGCGGACGCGCTCGCCGTCGCGATCTGCCACGCCAACCACGCGCCGCTGACCGCGGCGGTCGCCGCCCGGCGCCACGCCCGTCCGACCCAGCCCGCGGTCCGGTGA
- a CDS encoding glycosyltransferase — protein MTTSSSASPADPPVLGVLLDVHPLRSQTFVTTELRELAALGHRIHVEATRRGDHEPEPIPGVTVRWRQDDVAVSRGSALPLLVGRPRATVADRVARQRWRRGEAVPPLRELLEPLARLQAAGVEHLHAHFAAGAALDALRLARLLRVPWSVTAHAYDIYQRPENLAEKLRDAAFSTSGCDYTVADLRRIAGPGHADRVHRIVMGVDAATFRRTRPLPGGRRVVAVGRLVEKKGFAHLLEAAAILERQGQGLEQLVIVGDGPLRAALEARAAELLPTGRYRFLGAQDAATVRGVLDRADLLAMPCVVAADGDRDSMPVVVKEALAMELLVVASDEVGLPEIVRPPAGTLVAPGDPAALAQGLAAALALDPAARAAAGAAGREFVLREADAAAEAAKLSQLVLDAR, from the coding sequence ATGACGACGTCCTCGAGCGCCTCGCCGGCTGACCCGCCGGTCCTGGGCGTCCTGCTGGACGTCCACCCGCTGCGCAGCCAGACGTTCGTCACGACCGAGCTGCGCGAGCTCGCCGCGCTGGGCCACCGCATCCACGTGGAGGCGACCCGGCGCGGCGACCACGAGCCGGAGCCGATCCCGGGGGTGACGGTCCGCTGGCGGCAGGACGACGTCGCGGTGTCACGTGGCTCGGCGCTGCCGCTGCTGGTCGGGCGCCCGCGCGCCACGGTCGCCGACCGGGTCGCCCGGCAGCGTTGGCGCCGCGGCGAGGCGGTGCCGCCGCTGCGCGAGCTGCTGGAGCCGCTCGCGCGCCTGCAGGCCGCCGGGGTGGAGCACCTGCACGCGCACTTCGCGGCGGGCGCCGCGCTCGACGCGCTGCGGCTGGCCCGCCTCCTGCGCGTGCCGTGGTCGGTGACCGCGCACGCCTACGACATCTACCAGCGGCCCGAGAACCTCGCGGAGAAGCTCCGCGACGCGGCGTTCAGCACGAGCGGCTGCGACTACACGGTCGCCGACCTGCGCCGGATCGCCGGGCCCGGGCACGCCGACCGGGTGCACCGGATCGTCATGGGGGTGGACGCGGCGACCTTCCGCCGCACGCGCCCGCTCCCGGGTGGACGCCGGGTCGTCGCGGTCGGCCGCCTCGTGGAGAAGAAGGGCTTCGCGCACCTGCTGGAGGCGGCGGCGATCCTCGAGCGTCAGGGCCAGGGCCTGGAGCAGCTCGTGATCGTCGGGGACGGGCCGTTGCGTGCCGCGCTCGAGGCGCGCGCCGCGGAGCTGCTCCCGACCGGTCGGTACCGGTTCCTCGGGGCGCAGGACGCCGCGACGGTCCGCGGCGTGCTCGACCGCGCCGACCTGCTCGCGATGCCGTGCGTCGTGGCCGCCGACGGGGACCGCGACTCGATGCCGGTGGTGGTGAAGGAGGCGCTCGCGATGGAGCTGCTGGTCGTCGCCAGCGACGAGGTCGGCCTGCCGGAGATCGTCCGGCCGCCCGCCGGCACGCTCGTCGCCCCCGGCGATCCGGCGGCCCTGGCGCAGGGTCTCGCGGCCGCCCTGGCGCTCGACCCGGCCGCGCGCGCCGCCGCCGGTGCGGCGGGCCGCGAGTTCGTGCTGCGCGAGGCCGACGCGGCCGCCGAGGCGGCGAAGCTGTCGCAGCTCGTCCTCGACGCCCGCTGA
- a CDS encoding glycosyltransferase family 4 protein: protein MRVRLLNPVFWPEVRRGSERFARELADGLRDRGHDVTLQTSRRGRRTVAVEDGVTVVRVPRLPGEDRLRRRLYEDHLLHLPAAYRELAADPPDVAHALYPTDALAALRARDRRGGAPVVLSYMGIPHRVGLANRRGRKEIVLRAARESDAVVALSRTAADGFERWLGVRAHVVAPGVDVTAFAPGEGRAPVPTILCAADHTQPRKRVALLAEAFALVRRERPDARLVLSRVPGAPLAGRLPDGVEERDLDDRAVLAAANREAWVAALPSVGEAFGLVLAEALACGTPVVGTAAGAIPEVVDRDGIGALFDGDDPRELAVALRTALDLAADPATAARCRERALELSTDRTTEAYLALYADLTARR from the coding sequence GTGCGCGTCCGCCTGCTCAACCCCGTCTTCTGGCCGGAGGTCCGGCGCGGCTCGGAGCGGTTCGCGCGCGAGCTCGCCGACGGCCTGCGCGACCGCGGCCACGACGTGACCCTGCAGACCTCCCGTCGCGGCCGGCGGACGGTCGCCGTCGAGGACGGGGTGACGGTCGTCCGGGTGCCGCGGCTGCCGGGGGAGGACCGGTTGCGCCGCCGCCTCTACGAGGACCACCTCCTGCACCTGCCGGCCGCCTACCGCGAGCTCGCCGCCGACCCGCCGGACGTCGCGCACGCGCTCTACCCGACCGACGCCCTGGCCGCCCTGCGCGCCCGCGACCGCCGCGGCGGCGCGCCGGTCGTCCTCTCCTACATGGGCATCCCGCACCGGGTCGGCCTCGCCAACCGACGCGGCCGCAAGGAGATCGTCCTGCGCGCGGCCCGCGAGTCCGACGCGGTCGTCGCGCTCAGCCGCACCGCCGCGGACGGCTTCGAGCGCTGGCTCGGGGTACGCGCGCACGTCGTGGCGCCCGGGGTCGACGTCACCGCGTTCGCGCCCGGCGAGGGCCGGGCGCCGGTCCCGACGATCCTCTGTGCCGCCGACCATACGCAGCCGCGCAAGCGGGTGGCGCTGCTGGCGGAGGCGTTCGCGCTGGTGCGCCGCGAGCGTCCGGACGCGCGGCTCGTGCTCTCCCGGGTCCCGGGCGCCCCGCTCGCCGGGCGGCTGCCGGACGGGGTGGAGGAGCGCGACCTCGACGACCGCGCGGTGCTGGCGGCCGCCAACCGCGAGGCGTGGGTGGCCGCGCTCCCGTCGGTGGGCGAGGCGTTCGGCCTCGTGCTCGCGGAGGCGCTCGCGTGCGGCACCCCGGTCGTCGGCACCGCGGCCGGGGCGATCCCCGAGGTCGTCGACCGTGACGGCATCGGCGCGCTGTTCGACGGGGACGACCCGCGGGAGCTCGCCGTCGCGCTGCGCACGGCCCTGGACCTCGCCGCCGACCCGGCGACCGCCGCGCGCTGCCGCGAGCGGGCGCTCGAGCTCTCGACCGACCGCACGACGGAGGCGTACCTCGCGCTCTACGCCGACCTGACCGCCCGGCGGTGA
- a CDS encoding TetR/AcrR family transcriptional regulator: protein MPDREPRRRLSASERRRAILDAAQEAFASGGYHGTSLEEVAQAAGISKALIYEHFASKRDLHASLLQFHVEELFARLHANARSGATGEARLRGGVDAFLGWVEERRVAYRVFFRDAADPDVADVTAAVQQQVTGVIAVLMSTDPQRPPGGRVSEDQITQHAQLLAGAVQGLASWWHDHPDVPRQELVDRVIEFAWVGLQRLGERANA from the coding sequence GTGCCCGACCGTGAGCCCCGCCGTCGCCTGTCCGCCTCCGAGCGGCGCCGCGCGATCCTCGACGCCGCCCAGGAGGCGTTCGCCAGCGGCGGCTACCACGGCACGTCGCTGGAGGAGGTGGCGCAGGCGGCGGGGATCTCCAAGGCCCTGATCTACGAGCACTTCGCGTCCAAGCGGGACCTGCACGCGTCGCTGCTGCAGTTCCACGTCGAGGAGCTGTTCGCGCGACTGCACGCCAACGCGCGCAGCGGCGCGACCGGCGAGGCGCGGCTGCGCGGCGGGGTCGACGCGTTCCTCGGCTGGGTCGAGGAGCGGCGCGTCGCCTACCGGGTGTTCTTCCGTGACGCGGCCGACCCGGACGTGGCCGACGTGACGGCCGCCGTCCAGCAGCAGGTCACCGGGGTGATCGCCGTGCTGATGTCCACCGATCCGCAGCGCCCGCCGGGCGGCCGGGTCAGCGAGGACCAGATCACCCAGCACGCCCAGCTCCTCGCCGGCGCGGTGCAGGGCCTGGCGAGCTGGTGGCACGACCACCCGGACGTGCCCCGGCAGGAGCTCGTGGACCGGGTGATCGAGTTCGCGTGGGTGGGCCTGCAGCGGCTCGGCGAGCGCGCGAACGCCTAG
- a CDS encoding dTDP-glucose 4,6-dehydratase, producing MTFGEQLSGKTAFVTGAYGMLGSWLVRGLLDHGARVVVLKRDQVAASALALDGLEARCQVVRGDLVDANLMDRALGEYEVDAVFHLAAQTIVGTANRSPASTFDSNIRGTWTLLEACRHHQVSQTVVAASDKAYGPHDTLPYKEDFALQPKFPYDVSKAATDLIARSYFHTYGLPVAVTRFANIYGGGDLNPSRLIPEMVSGILAGRAPVIRSDGSPERDFLYVEDAVAAYLAIADELAAGRAGGEAFNAGGDAPHSVREIVDLTIEVVGSDVVADYQGAGVPDGEIDRQYVDSTKLRELTGWAPQVDLREGLRRTVEWYRAHPEALSA from the coding sequence ATGACCTTCGGAGAGCAGCTGTCCGGCAAGACCGCCTTCGTCACCGGCGCCTACGGGATGCTCGGCTCGTGGCTCGTGCGCGGGCTGCTGGACCACGGTGCACGCGTCGTCGTGCTCAAGCGCGACCAGGTGGCCGCGTCCGCGCTGGCCCTCGACGGGCTGGAGGCCCGCTGCCAGGTGGTGCGCGGCGACCTCGTCGACGCGAACCTCATGGACCGGGCGCTCGGCGAGTACGAGGTCGATGCGGTCTTCCACCTCGCCGCGCAGACGATCGTCGGCACCGCCAACCGCTCCCCGGCCTCGACGTTCGACTCGAACATCCGCGGCACCTGGACGCTGCTGGAGGCCTGCCGCCACCACCAGGTCTCGCAGACGGTCGTCGCCGCGTCCGACAAGGCCTACGGCCCGCACGACACGCTGCCCTACAAGGAGGACTTCGCGCTGCAGCCGAAGTTCCCCTACGACGTCTCGAAGGCCGCCACGGACCTCATCGCCCGCTCGTACTTCCACACCTACGGCCTGCCGGTGGCGGTGACCCGGTTCGCGAACATCTACGGCGGCGGGGACCTCAACCCGTCCCGGCTGATCCCCGAGATGGTCTCGGGCATCCTCGCGGGCCGCGCCCCGGTGATCCGCTCCGACGGCTCGCCCGAGCGGGACTTCCTCTACGTCGAGGACGCGGTCGCCGCCTACCTGGCGATCGCCGACGAGCTGGCGGCCGGCCGCGCGGGCGGCGAGGCGTTCAACGCCGGGGGCGACGCGCCGCACAGCGTCCGCGAGATCGTCGACCTGACGATCGAGGTGGTCGGCTCCGACGTCGTCGCCGACTACCAGGGCGCCGGCGTCCCCGACGGGGAGATCGACCGCCAGTACGTGGACTCGACGAAGCTGCGCGAGCTGACCGGCTGGGCCCCGCAGGTCGACCTGCGCGAGGGCCTGCGACGCACCGTCGAGTGGTACCGGGCGCACCCCGAGGCGCTCTCGGCGTGA
- a CDS encoding YebC/PmpR family DNA-binding transcriptional regulator, whose product MAGHSKWASIKHKKAIVDSRRGKAFTKLARHITVAAKAGGGDPDGNPALALAIQKAKAASMPKDNIERAIQRGTGEGADAESYEEVLYEGYGPGGVALLIEALTDNRNRTGADVRHALSKAGGSLGEPGSVAYLFDKQGIIVVDGEKYSEDDLMVAVDAGAEDIAQEGDVFEIVTEPSTLSQVRAALQDAGIEVQSADVTQRPKTRVQLDEETAAKLFRLIDVLDDNDDVGDVHANFDVDDDVLERLAG is encoded by the coding sequence ATGGCCGGACATTCGAAATGGGCGTCGATCAAGCACAAGAAGGCGATCGTCGACTCCCGGAGGGGCAAGGCGTTCACGAAGCTCGCGCGGCACATCACCGTGGCCGCGAAGGCGGGCGGCGGTGACCCGGACGGCAACCCGGCGCTCGCGCTCGCCATCCAGAAGGCGAAGGCCGCCTCGATGCCGAAGGACAACATCGAGCGGGCGATCCAGCGCGGCACGGGGGAGGGCGCCGACGCGGAGAGCTACGAGGAGGTCCTCTACGAGGGCTACGGTCCGGGCGGCGTCGCGCTGCTGATCGAGGCGCTGACCGACAACCGCAACCGCACGGGCGCGGACGTCCGCCACGCGCTGTCCAAGGCGGGCGGCAGCCTCGGCGAGCCCGGCTCGGTCGCGTACCTGTTCGACAAGCAGGGGATCATCGTCGTCGACGGCGAGAAGTACTCCGAGGACGACCTGATGGTCGCGGTCGACGCGGGCGCCGAGGACATCGCCCAGGAGGGTGACGTGTTCGAGATCGTCACCGAGCCGTCGACGCTCTCGCAGGTGCGCGCGGCGCTGCAGGACGCGGGGATCGAGGTGCAGAGCGCCGACGTGACCCAGCGGCCGAAGACCCGCGTGCAGCTCGACGAGGAGACCGCCGCGAAGCTGTTCCGGCTCATCGACGTGCTGGACGACAACGACGACGTCGGCGACGTCCACGCGAACTTCGACGTGGATGACGACGTCCTCGAGCGCCTCGCCGGCTGA
- the ruvA gene encoding Holliday junction branch migration protein RuvA encodes MIALVAGDVAVRRPDHVVIETASGVGYRLGVSAETLKHVPAVGQPVSLHTHLIVRDDALVLYGFHAEEERDLFLQLIGVQGVGPKVAQAVLGGGSARQLVGAIIAGDAARFQAVPGIGKRIAERIVGELRDKVGLGDWDTAVPGDDLAVHRADDPRLLARDGLVELGWSLPEAEELLRGLTGDTPEELIAQALRGARR; translated from the coding sequence GTGATCGCGCTCGTCGCCGGGGACGTCGCGGTGCGGCGTCCGGACCACGTCGTGATCGAGACCGCCTCGGGGGTCGGCTACCGGCTCGGCGTCTCCGCGGAGACGCTCAAGCACGTCCCCGCGGTCGGCCAGCCGGTGTCGTTGCACACCCACCTGATCGTCCGCGACGACGCGCTGGTCCTCTACGGCTTCCACGCCGAGGAGGAGCGGGACCTCTTCCTGCAGCTGATCGGCGTGCAGGGCGTCGGCCCGAAGGTCGCGCAGGCGGTGCTCGGCGGCGGCAGCGCCCGGCAGCTCGTCGGCGCGATCATCGCCGGGGACGCGGCGCGCTTCCAGGCGGTGCCCGGGATCGGCAAGCGGATCGCCGAGCGGATCGTCGGGGAGCTGCGCGACAAGGTCGGCCTGGGCGACTGGGACACCGCCGTGCCGGGGGACGACCTCGCGGTGCACCGCGCCGACGACCCGCGGCTGCTGGCCCGCGACGGGCTCGTCGAGCTCGGCTGGTCGCTGCCGGAGGCCGAGGAGCTGCTGCGCGGACTCACGGGCGACACGCCCGAGGAGCTGATCGCGCAGGCGCTGCGCGGGGCCCGCCGGTGA
- a CDS encoding glycosyltransferase family 2 protein, whose translation MSDGGGAVPAISVVVPSHDRPLRLRWLLNALQEQTLDPAQWEVVVAHDSSGPETEELLRTHPLAAAGVLRHLTFDPGPGPAVKRNAGWRAARAPRILFTDDDCRPPRDWVANGLAAALARPDAILQGRTTIDPDELAVRQRVPHARSQEVDPPVPWAQTCNILYPRAVLEATGGFDESLPLAAGEDTDLALRARALGAPYEAAPDVLTYHCVEPASLLARMREVQRWEHLPFVVRAHPEVRDGLPGFGTCWKPAHARLPAAAAGVTLAATALARRRPGLLGAGVAAVVPWALAAAPRYGRDPRGVARSVSELPGRFALDVAEFTALARGSVRYRTLLL comes from the coding sequence GTGAGCGACGGCGGCGGCGCCGTCCCCGCGATCTCGGTCGTCGTCCCCTCGCACGACCGGCCGCTGCGGCTGCGCTGGCTGCTCAACGCGCTCCAGGAGCAGACGCTCGACCCGGCCCAGTGGGAGGTCGTGGTCGCGCACGACTCCAGCGGCCCGGAGACGGAGGAGCTGCTGCGCACCCATCCGCTCGCGGCCGCCGGCGTGCTGCGCCACCTGACGTTCGACCCCGGACCGGGACCGGCCGTCAAGCGCAACGCCGGGTGGCGTGCCGCGCGCGCCCCGCGGATCCTGTTCACCGACGACGACTGCCGGCCGCCACGCGACTGGGTCGCCAACGGGCTGGCCGCGGCGCTCGCGCGCCCGGACGCGATCCTGCAGGGCCGCACGACGATCGACCCGGACGAGCTGGCGGTCCGTCAGCGCGTGCCGCACGCCCGCAGCCAGGAGGTCGACCCGCCCGTGCCGTGGGCGCAGACCTGCAACATCCTCTACCCGCGCGCGGTGCTCGAGGCGACCGGTGGCTTCGACGAGTCCCTGCCGCTGGCGGCGGGGGAGGACACGGACCTCGCGCTGCGCGCCCGCGCGCTCGGCGCCCCCTACGAGGCGGCGCCCGACGTGCTGACCTACCACTGCGTCGAGCCGGCGAGCCTGCTCGCGCGGATGCGGGAGGTGCAGCGCTGGGAGCACCTGCCGTTCGTCGTGCGCGCGCACCCGGAGGTCCGCGACGGGCTCCCCGGCTTCGGCACGTGCTGGAAGCCCGCGCACGCGCGCCTACCCGCGGCGGCGGCGGGCGTGACGCTCGCGGCCACCGCCCTGGCGCGCCGCCGCCCGGGGCTGCTCGGGGCGGGGGTCGCCGCGGTCGTGCCGTGGGCGCTGGCCGCCGCGCCGCGCTACGGCCGCGACCCGCGGGGCGTCGCGCGGTCGGTGAGCGAGCTGCCCGGACGGTTCGCGCTCGACGTCGCCGAGTTCACCGCGCTGGCCCGCGGCAGCGTCCGCTACCGCACCCTGCTGCTCTAG
- a CDS encoding glycosyltransferase family 4 protein, producing the protein MYPPHHQGGYELVWRAAVVDLRAHGHEVTVLTTDHREPGVPDGDEPDVHRTLRWYWHDHDWPALGLRERARLERHNAAALTAVLERARPDVVAWWSMGGMSLSLLDAVRRRGLPAVAFVHDDWILYAPRRDLWLATPGPLRRLAGVPLARDLGPAAEWVFVSEHTRDRALHHGAWTLARTAIAHSGIDPRFLDPAPERPWEGRLLVVGRLDERKGADVAVTALAALPDATLTVAGDGDADYARRLRETAAAAGVADRVRLLGPVARRDLPALYAAHDATVFPVRWEEPWGLVPLESMGVGRPVVATARGGAAEYLRDGVNALVVPPDDPDAVAEAVGRLAADPALRGRLRTAGAATAAAHTHERFHEQVRAAISRAGRG; encoded by the coding sequence ATGTACCCGCCGCACCACCAGGGCGGCTACGAGCTGGTCTGGCGGGCGGCGGTCGTGGACCTGCGCGCGCACGGGCACGAGGTCACGGTCCTCACGACCGACCACCGCGAGCCGGGCGTCCCCGACGGCGACGAGCCGGACGTCCACCGCACGCTGCGCTGGTACTGGCACGATCACGACTGGCCGGCGCTCGGCCTGCGCGAGCGCGCCCGGCTGGAGCGCCACAACGCCGCCGCGCTCACCGCGGTCCTCGAGCGCGCGCGGCCCGACGTCGTCGCGTGGTGGTCGATGGGCGGCATGTCCCTGTCGCTGCTCGACGCGGTGCGCCGGCGCGGGCTGCCGGCGGTGGCGTTCGTGCACGACGACTGGATCCTCTACGCGCCGCGCCGCGACCTCTGGCTCGCCACCCCCGGGCCGCTGCGGCGGCTCGCCGGGGTGCCGCTCGCCCGCGACCTGGGTCCGGCGGCCGAGTGGGTGTTCGTCAGCGAGCACACCCGCGACCGGGCGCTGCACCATGGCGCGTGGACCCTCGCGCGCACGGCGATCGCCCACTCGGGGATCGACCCGCGCTTCCTCGACCCGGCGCCGGAGCGTCCGTGGGAGGGGCGGCTGCTCGTCGTCGGCCGGCTCGACGAGCGCAAGGGCGCCGACGTCGCCGTCACGGCGCTCGCCGCGCTGCCGGACGCGACCCTCACCGTCGCGGGCGACGGCGACGCCGACTACGCGCGCCGCCTGCGCGAGACGGCCGCGGCGGCGGGCGTCGCCGACCGCGTGCGGCTCCTGGGCCCGGTCGCGCGCCGCGACCTCCCGGCCCTCTACGCCGCCCACGACGCGACGGTCTTCCCGGTCCGCTGGGAGGAGCCGTGGGGGCTCGTGCCGCTCGAGTCGATGGGCGTCGGACGGCCCGTCGTGGCGACCGCCCGCGGCGGTGCCGCCGAGTACCTGCGCGACGGCGTCAACGCGCTGGTCGTGCCGCCCGACGACCCGGACGCGGTCGCGGAGGCCGTCGGGCGCCTGGCCGCCGATCCGGCGCTGCGCGGACGGCTGCGCACCGCGGGCGCGGCGACGGCGGCCGCCCACACCCACGAGCGCTTCCACGAGCAGGTCCGCGCGGCGATCTCGCGCGCCGGGCGCGGGTAG